The proteins below are encoded in one region of Pseudomonadota bacterium:
- a CDS encoding KH domain-containing protein — protein MVESRHPDETEGALFLDDDAAEASDPMCSADDGKAERSQQVLEGILGHMGLTTHITLRENGERVVLDVQGADAGRVIGKKGQTLDAIQFLVNKIVNRQPEARRHVIVDSGNYRERRDNGLVSMARREARRAIQQSRVITLEPMSPRDRRVIHLSLAKLPGVSTRSDGEGMERRVRIIPSRVRPRRSPARR, from the coding sequence GTGGTCGAAAGTAGACATCCCGACGAAACCGAAGGCGCGCTCTTCCTTGACGACGACGCTGCAGAAGCCAGCGACCCGATGTGCAGCGCCGACGACGGAAAGGCCGAGCGATCGCAACAAGTTCTCGAGGGTATTCTCGGCCACATGGGGCTCACCACGCATATCACGCTGCGAGAAAACGGTGAGCGAGTCGTGCTTGACGTGCAGGGCGCGGACGCCGGCCGAGTGATCGGCAAGAAGGGTCAAACCCTCGATGCGATTCAGTTCCTGGTCAACAAGATCGTGAACCGACAGCCTGAAGCGCGGCGCCACGTAATAGTCGATTCCGGCAACTACCGGGAGCGCCGGGACAACGGTCTGGTGTCGATGGCACGCCGCGAAGCGCGTCGCGCCATTCAGCAAAGCCGCGTGATCACGCTGGAGCCCATGTCGCCGCGCGATCGGCGCGTGATTCATCTTTCCCTGGCCAAGCTCCCGGGCGTCAGCACCCGCTCGGATGGTGAGGGCATGGAGCGTCGCGTCCGCATCATTCCTTCTCGTGTCCGTCCCCGTCGTTCGCCGGCTCGGCGTTAG